From the genome of Streptomyces sp. NBC_00659, one region includes:
- a CDS encoding helix-turn-helix domain-containing protein: MVRTPLTPEEHERGERLGRLLREARAGRSMADIAGVAGISAETLRKIETGRAPTPAFFTVAALARALGLSMDEIVVRCALVPAA; this comes from the coding sequence ATGGTGCGAACCCCACTGACCCCCGAAGAGCACGAACGCGGCGAGCGGCTCGGGCGGCTGCTGCGCGAAGCCCGCGCCGGCCGCAGCATGGCGGACATCGCGGGGGTGGCGGGAATCTCCGCGGAGACCCTGCGAAAGATCGAGACCGGACGCGCGCCCACCCCGGCCTTCTTCACGGTCGCCGCCCTGGCGCGGGCCCTCGGGCTCTCGATGGACGAGATCGTCGTGCGGTGCGCGCTGGTGCCGGCGGCCTGA
- a CDS encoding NCS1 family nucleobase:cation symporter-1, which produces MTEIVSPGGPPAGQVTLPDGRVEIAPDAPAPTGPYANDDLLPVPVEKRTWTTYNFSALWVGMAHNTASWTLASGLIAVGMDWKQAVLTIALANLIVLVPMLLTGHAGPKYGIPFPVFARASFGIRGANLPAVVRALVACGWFGIQTWIGGEAIYFLAGKLFGDGWANASEIGGHAWTMWLSFAIFWALQVAIIYRGMETIRRFENWAAPFVLVGAGVMLWWMSDKAGGFGPLLDQPSKLGWGGDFWKLFWPSLMGMIGFWSTLSLNIPDFTRYGRSQKAQTWGQALGLPTTMTLFAFLSVMVTSGSQAVYGKAIWDPVQLAAKTDNVVGILFALVTVLVATLSVNIAANLVSPAFDFSNIAPRKINFRAGALATCVLGVLIFPWKLYSDPQGYIFTWLGLVGGLLGTVAGILIADYWILRRTKLDLADLYRTGGRYWYDGGWNWRAVAAFVTGGVLAVGGADFHPLIDGRPVPVLEPLADYGWAVGLGTSMALYVVLMLLRGKDRTTV; this is translated from the coding sequence ATGACAGAAATCGTCTCCCCAGGCGGCCCGCCTGCCGGACAAGTCACGCTCCCCGACGGCCGGGTGGAGATCGCCCCCGACGCTCCCGCGCCCACCGGCCCCTACGCCAACGACGACCTGCTGCCGGTTCCGGTCGAGAAGCGCACCTGGACCACGTACAACTTTTCGGCCCTGTGGGTCGGCATGGCCCACAACACCGCTTCCTGGACGCTGGCTTCGGGTCTCATAGCCGTCGGCATGGACTGGAAGCAGGCCGTCCTCACCATCGCGCTCGCCAACCTGATCGTACTGGTCCCGATGCTGCTCACCGGGCACGCGGGTCCGAAGTACGGCATCCCCTTCCCCGTCTTCGCCCGTGCCTCCTTCGGGATTCGCGGGGCCAACCTCCCCGCTGTCGTACGGGCGTTGGTGGCTTGCGGCTGGTTCGGTATCCAGACCTGGATCGGCGGCGAGGCGATCTACTTCCTCGCGGGCAAGCTCTTCGGCGACGGCTGGGCCAACGCCTCCGAGATCGGCGGTCATGCCTGGACCATGTGGCTGTCGTTCGCGATCTTCTGGGCGCTCCAAGTCGCCATCATCTACCGGGGAATGGAGACGATCCGCCGGTTCGAGAACTGGGCCGCGCCGTTCGTGCTCGTCGGTGCCGGCGTGATGCTGTGGTGGATGAGCGACAAGGCGGGCGGCTTCGGCCCCCTGCTCGACCAGCCGTCGAAGCTCGGCTGGGGCGGTGACTTCTGGAAGCTGTTCTGGCCCTCGCTGATGGGCATGATCGGCTTCTGGTCCACCCTGTCGCTGAACATCCCGGACTTCACCCGGTACGGCAGGAGCCAGAAGGCGCAGACCTGGGGGCAGGCGCTCGGGCTTCCCACCACCATGACGCTCTTCGCGTTCCTGTCCGTCATGGTCACCTCGGGTTCGCAGGCCGTCTACGGCAAGGCGATCTGGGACCCGGTCCAGCTGGCCGCCAAGACGGACAACGTCGTCGGCATCCTCTTCGCGCTGGTCACCGTGCTGGTCGCGACGCTGTCCGTGAACATCGCGGCCAACCTGGTCTCCCCGGCCTTCGACTTCTCCAACATCGCACCCCGGAAGATCAATTTCCGTGCCGGCGCGCTCGCCACCTGTGTCCTGGGTGTGCTGATCTTCCCGTGGAAGCTGTACTCGGACCCCCAGGGCTACATCTTCACCTGGCTCGGGCTGGTCGGCGGTCTGCTGGGGACGGTCGCCGGCATCCTCATCGCCGACTACTGGATCCTGCGCCGCACCAAGCTCGACCTCGCCGACCTGTATCGCACGGGCGGCCGCTACTGGTACGACGGCGGCTGGAACTGGCGGGCCGTGGCCGCCTTCGTCACCGGCGGCGTCCTGGCCGTCGGCGGCGCGGACTTCCACCCGTTGATCGACGGGCGGCCCGTCCCGGTACTGGAACCGCTCGCCGACTACGGATGGGCGGTCGGCCTCGGCACGTCGATGGCGCTGTACGTGGTTCTGATGCTGCTGCGCGGAAAGGACAGAACCACGGTCTGA
- a CDS encoding aspartate aminotransferase family protein, whose amino-acid sequence MTDLYTRHQAVLPEWLALYYEDPIEITHGEGRHVWDADGNRYLDFFGGILTTMTAHALPEVTKAVSEQAGRIIHSSTLYLNRPMVELAERVAQLSGIPDARVFFTTSGTEANDTALLLATAYRQSNQILAMRNSYHGRSFSAVGITGNKGWSPTSLSPLQTLYVHGGVRTRGPYADLDDAAFIDACVEDLKDLLGHVRPPAALIAEPIQGVGGFTAPPDGLYAAFRDVLQEHGILWIADEVQTGWGRTGEHFWGWQAHAASGPPDMLTFAKGIGNGMSVGGVVARAEIMNCLDSNSISTFGGSPVTMAAGLANLTYLLEHDLQGNARRVGGLLIERLRAVAAQFGGVREVRGRGLMIGIELVRPGTDRANPEGAAAVLEAAREDGLLIGKGGGHDTSVLRIAPPLSLTVAEAEEGASILERALRRAQ is encoded by the coding sequence ATGACCGACCTGTACACCCGCCACCAGGCCGTCCTGCCCGAGTGGCTCGCCCTGTACTACGAGGACCCGATCGAGATCACCCACGGCGAGGGCCGCCACGTCTGGGACGCCGACGGCAACAGGTACCTCGACTTCTTCGGCGGCATCCTCACCACGATGACCGCGCACGCCCTGCCCGAGGTGACGAAGGCCGTCAGCGAGCAGGCCGGCCGGATCATCCACTCCTCGACGCTCTACCTCAACCGGCCGATGGTCGAACTCGCCGAGCGCGTCGCCCAGTTGTCCGGGATCCCGGACGCCCGTGTCTTCTTCACCACCTCCGGCACCGAGGCGAACGACACGGCCCTGCTGCTCGCCACCGCCTACCGGCAGAGCAACCAGATCCTCGCCATGCGCAACAGCTACCACGGCCGGTCGTTCAGCGCGGTCGGGATCACCGGCAACAAGGGCTGGTCACCCACCTCCCTGTCGCCGCTCCAGACGCTGTACGTGCACGGCGGCGTCCGCACCCGCGGCCCCTACGCCGACCTCGACGACGCCGCGTTCATCGACGCCTGCGTCGAGGACCTCAAGGACCTGCTCGGCCATGTCCGCCCGCCCGCCGCCCTGATCGCCGAACCGATCCAGGGCGTCGGCGGCTTCACCGCTCCGCCCGACGGCCTGTACGCAGCCTTCCGCGACGTGCTCCAGGAGCACGGCATCCTCTGGATCGCCGACGAGGTGCAGACGGGCTGGGGCCGCACCGGCGAGCACTTCTGGGGCTGGCAGGCCCACGCCGCCTCCGGCCCGCCCGACATGCTCACCTTCGCCAAGGGCATCGGCAACGGCATGTCCGTCGGCGGGGTCGTCGCCCGCGCCGAGATCATGAACTGCCTGGACTCCAACTCCATCTCGACCTTCGGCGGTTCACCGGTCACGATGGCGGCGGGGCTCGCGAATCTCACCTACCTCCTCGAACACGACCTCCAGGGCAACGCCCGGCGCGTCGGCGGCCTGCTGATCGAACGGCTCCGCGCGGTCGCCGCGCAGTTCGGCGGTGTCCGCGAGGTGCGCGGGCGCGGACTGATGATCGGCATCGAACTGGTGCGGCCCGGTACCGACCGCGCGAACCCCGAAGGGGCCGCGGCGGTACTCGAAGCGGCCCGCGAGGATGGCCTGTTGATCGGCAAGGGCGGCGGTCACGACACCAGCGTGCTGCGCATCGCCCCGCCGCTCTCCCTCACCGTCGCGGAGGCGGAGGAGGGCGCGTCGATCCTGGAACGCGCCCTGAGGCGGGCCCAGTAA
- a CDS encoding PucR family transcriptional regulator — translation MTTALEPALSVRQVLALDRVLAGEPEVVAGAGHLDRSVRWVHVAEAADVGVMLSGGEMVLTTGVLLAGDPDAQAEYIRSLHRAEAAAVVLGLGRAFPAPPDVMRRAAERCGLPMVVLHRPFPFAELTEEVQSRLVRHKFAAVSLSESVRTALTGLITTGAPLQRMLDEIAVHAACPVVVTNLAHRVLATAGERSAVDDVLRDWDRIARQAGGIEVDGWIRAELGGRGERWGRLVLCGHRGDAATGRLLADRAAEALVLHRMLGGPAHSWEEESAQGLLTDLVSGVVPARQLLPRARAAGLPVNRRTFVPLVVRDGDPAQLGRVLRLLGLPGLVAELSDGATAVLLSLPRDQDAEALAEHFAVRLRDETGVPAVVSAAGARTVWDDVPVGLREALHVAEAAAGTPADQDRPALVRLRDVHLRGLVRLLRDDPHVQSFAERELDGLLCGPRADPRLLPVLRTYLATGRNKSRTAQLHHVSRPALYRRLEAIQARLGVDLDDFEQAASVHIALLAHDAQQR, via the coding sequence ATGACCACCGCCCTGGAACCCGCCCTGTCGGTACGCCAGGTCCTCGCCCTGGACCGGGTGCTCGCCGGAGAGCCCGAGGTGGTGGCCGGTGCCGGCCACCTGGACCGGTCCGTCCGTTGGGTGCACGTCGCCGAGGCCGCCGATGTGGGCGTCATGCTCAGCGGCGGCGAAATGGTGCTCACGACCGGGGTGCTGCTCGCGGGTGACCCCGACGCCCAGGCCGAGTACATCCGTTCGCTGCACCGGGCCGAGGCCGCGGCCGTCGTCCTCGGTCTCGGCCGGGCCTTCCCGGCGCCCCCGGACGTGATGCGCCGGGCCGCCGAACGCTGCGGGCTGCCGATGGTGGTACTCCACCGCCCGTTCCCCTTCGCCGAGTTGACGGAGGAGGTCCAGTCCCGGCTGGTACGGCACAAGTTCGCGGCCGTGAGCCTCTCCGAGTCCGTACGCACCGCGCTGACCGGGCTGATCACCACAGGCGCCCCGCTCCAGCGCATGCTCGACGAGATCGCCGTGCACGCCGCCTGCCCCGTCGTCGTCACCAACCTCGCCCACCGGGTCCTCGCCACCGCCGGTGAACGCTCCGCCGTCGACGACGTCCTGCGCGACTGGGACCGTATCGCCCGGCAGGCGGGCGGCATCGAGGTCGACGGATGGATCCGCGCCGAACTGGGCGGACGGGGGGAGAGATGGGGCCGCCTGGTGCTGTGCGGCCACCGGGGCGACGCGGCGACCGGGCGGCTCCTCGCCGACCGTGCCGCCGAGGCCCTGGTCCTGCACCGCATGCTCGGCGGCCCCGCCCACTCCTGGGAGGAGGAGTCCGCGCAGGGGCTGCTGACCGACCTGGTGAGCGGTGTCGTACCGGCCCGCCAGCTCCTGCCGCGCGCGCGGGCCGCCGGACTGCCCGTGAACCGCCGCACCTTCGTGCCGCTGGTCGTACGCGACGGCGACCCGGCCCAACTCGGCCGTGTGCTCAGGCTGCTGGGACTGCCGGGGCTCGTCGCCGAACTGTCCGACGGAGCCACCGCCGTGCTGCTCAGCCTCCCGCGCGACCAGGACGCGGAGGCACTGGCCGAGCACTTCGCCGTACGGCTGCGGGACGAGACCGGGGTCCCCGCGGTCGTGTCCGCCGCCGGAGCTCGTACCGTCTGGGACGACGTGCCCGTCGGACTGCGGGAAGCCCTGCACGTCGCCGAGGCCGCCGCCGGCACACCCGCCGACCAGGACCGGCCCGCGCTGGTCCGGCTGCGTGACGTGCATCTGCGCGGTCTCGTCCGGCTGCTCCGGGACGATCCGCACGTCCAGTCCTTCGCGGAACGCGAACTCGACGGGCTGCTGTGCGGACCGCGGGCGGATCCCCGGCTGCTGCCCGTCCTGCGGACCTACCTCGCCACCGGGCGCAACAAGTCGCGCACGGCGCAGCTCCACCACGTCAGCCGGCCCGCGCTCTACCGCCGCCTCGAGGCCATACAGGCCCGCCTCGGCGTCGACCTCGACGACTTCGAACAGGCCGCGTCCGTCCACATCGCCCTGCTCGCGCACGACGCACAGCAGCGGTGA
- a CDS encoding TIGR03842 family LLM class F420-dependent oxidoreductase → MDFGLVLQTDPPASRVIELMKRAEANGFTYGWTFDSAVLWQEPFVIYSQILANTEKLTVGPMVTNPGTRTWEVTASTFATLNDMYGNRTVCGIGRGDSAMRVAGRKPNTLARISGAMKVIRALGRGDEADLGGTVIRFPWVRPGAELPVWMAAYGPKALKMTGEEADGFILQLADLYLTEYMVKAVKDAAAEAGRDPAEVKICVAAPAYITEDDSPEALAHAREQCRWFGGMVGNHVADLVSKYGEHSAAVPDELTEYIKAREGYDYSHHGRADNPDTAFVPDEIVDRFCLIGTAERHIEKLNALRELGVDQFAVYDMHDAQEATIDAYGTRVIPGVNGQ, encoded by the coding sequence ATGGACTTCGGACTCGTCCTACAGACAGACCCTCCGGCCTCCCGTGTCATCGAGCTGATGAAGCGGGCCGAGGCCAACGGCTTCACGTACGGCTGGACCTTCGACTCGGCCGTGCTGTGGCAGGAACCCTTCGTGATCTACAGTCAGATCCTCGCCAACACCGAGAAGCTGACGGTCGGCCCGATGGTCACCAACCCGGGCACCCGCACCTGGGAGGTCACCGCCTCCACGTTCGCAACGCTCAACGACATGTACGGCAACCGCACGGTGTGCGGCATCGGGCGCGGCGACTCGGCGATGCGCGTCGCCGGACGCAAGCCCAACACGCTCGCCCGCATAAGCGGTGCGATGAAGGTCATCCGCGCCCTCGGCCGGGGCGACGAGGCCGACCTCGGCGGCACCGTCATCAGGTTCCCGTGGGTCAGGCCGGGTGCCGAACTGCCGGTCTGGATGGCCGCGTACGGCCCGAAGGCGCTGAAGATGACCGGCGAGGAGGCCGACGGCTTCATCCTCCAGCTCGCCGACCTCTACCTCACCGAGTACATGGTCAAGGCCGTGAAGGACGCGGCGGCCGAGGCCGGGCGTGACCCCGCCGAGGTGAAGATCTGCGTGGCGGCGCCCGCGTACATCACCGAGGACGACTCGCCCGAGGCGCTCGCCCACGCACGCGAGCAGTGCCGCTGGTTCGGCGGCATGGTGGGCAACCACGTGGCCGACCTGGTCTCCAAGTACGGCGAGCACTCGGCCGCGGTTCCCGACGAACTCACCGAGTACATCAAGGCCCGCGAGGGCTACGACTACTCGCACCACGGACGGGCCGACAACCCCGACACCGCGTTCGTGCCCGACGAGATCGTCGACCGGTTCTGTCTGATCGGGACGGCCGAGCGGCACATCGAGAAGCTGAACGCGCTGCGCGAGCTGGGCGTCGACCAGTTCGCCGTGTACGACATGCACGACGCCCAGGAGGCCACGATCGACGCGTACGGAACGCGGGTCATCCCCGGCGTCAACGGGCAGTAA
- a CDS encoding nitrilase-related carbon-nitrogen hydrolase, translating to MSRVIRAAVFQTAWTGDKESMIQVHEQAARDAAAQGAQVLCFQELFYGPYFCQVQDKEFYAYAEQIPEGPIIRRFQALAKELGLVLVLPMYEEEQPGVLYNTAAVIDADGSYLGKYRKTHIPQVPGFWEKFYFRPGNSGWPVFDTAVGRIGVYICYDRHFPEGWRALGLAGAEIVFNPSATSRGLSGYLWQLEQPAAAVANEYFVGAINRVGQEEYGDNDFYGTSYFVDPEAQFVGEVASDKESELVVRDLDMAKLREVRDRWQFYRDRAPGAYGPLTAP from the coding sequence ATGAGCAGAGTGATCCGCGCCGCCGTCTTCCAGACCGCATGGACCGGCGACAAGGAATCGATGATCCAGGTCCACGAGCAGGCGGCCCGCGACGCGGCCGCGCAGGGCGCACAGGTCCTGTGCTTCCAGGAGCTGTTCTACGGACCGTACTTCTGCCAGGTCCAGGACAAGGAGTTCTACGCGTACGCCGAGCAGATCCCCGAGGGCCCGATCATCCGGCGCTTCCAGGCGCTGGCGAAGGAACTGGGCCTCGTCCTCGTGCTGCCGATGTACGAGGAGGAGCAGCCCGGCGTCCTGTACAACACGGCGGCCGTGATCGACGCCGACGGCTCCTACCTGGGCAAGTACCGCAAGACGCACATTCCCCAAGTTCCCGGATTCTGGGAGAAGTTCTACTTCCGGCCCGGGAACTCCGGCTGGCCCGTCTTCGACACGGCCGTGGGCCGGATCGGCGTCTACATCTGCTACGACCGGCACTTCCCGGAAGGCTGGCGGGCTCTCGGACTCGCGGGTGCCGAGATCGTCTTCAACCCCTCGGCCACCTCACGCGGTCTGTCCGGCTACCTCTGGCAGCTGGAGCAGCCGGCCGCGGCCGTGGCCAACGAGTACTTCGTGGGCGCGATCAACCGGGTCGGGCAGGAGGAGTACGGCGACAACGACTTCTACGGGACCTCGTACTTCGTGGACCCCGAGGCCCAGTTCGTCGGCGAGGTGGCGAGCGACAAGGAGAGCGAACTCGTCGTCCGCGACCTGGACATGGCCAAGCTCCGCGAGGTCCGCGACCGGTGGCAGTTCTACCGCGACCGCGCCCCGGGGGCCTACGGGCCGCTGACCGCGCCCTAG
- the map gene encoding type I methionyl aminopeptidase, producing the protein MVELKTDTSIDEMYAAGQVVGRALTAVREAADVGVSLLELDEVAHQVLRDAGATSPFLGYHPSFAPTPFPAVVCASVNEAIVHGIPTGYRLRDGDLVSIDFGAELGGWVGDSAISFIVGKPRAADARLVETAERALAAGIEAAVVGNRIGDIAHAIGTVCRTAGYGIPDGFGGHGIGRRMHEDPGVPNEGRPGRGLPLRRGMVLAIEPMLIGGGTDGYHAAPDGWTLRTNDGSRAAHAEHTVAITDSGPRILTAR; encoded by the coding sequence ATGGTGGAACTGAAGACCGACACATCGATCGACGAGATGTACGCGGCCGGCCAGGTCGTGGGCAGGGCACTCACCGCGGTGCGCGAGGCCGCCGACGTGGGCGTCTCCCTGCTGGAGCTGGACGAGGTGGCGCATCAGGTCCTGCGCGACGCGGGCGCGACGTCGCCCTTCCTCGGCTATCACCCCTCCTTCGCGCCCACGCCCTTCCCCGCGGTCGTCTGCGCCTCCGTGAACGAGGCGATCGTGCACGGCATCCCGACGGGCTACCGGCTGCGCGACGGAGACCTGGTCTCCATCGACTTCGGCGCCGAACTGGGCGGCTGGGTGGGCGACTCGGCGATCAGCTTCATCGTGGGCAAGCCGCGCGCCGCCGACGCGCGGCTCGTGGAGACCGCGGAGCGTGCCCTGGCCGCGGGGATCGAGGCTGCCGTCGTGGGCAACCGCATCGGGGACATCGCGCACGCCATCGGCACGGTGTGCCGGACGGCCGGGTACGGGATCCCGGACGGGTTCGGCGGCCACGGCATCGGGCGCCGGATGCACGAGGACCCGGGCGTCCCGAACGAGGGCCGCCCGGGACGCGGGCTGCCGCTGCGGCGCGGCATGGTCCTCGCCATCGAGCCGATGCTCATCGGCGGCGGCACGGACGGTTACCACGCGGCCCCCGACGGCTGGACGCTGCGCACGAACGACGGCTCCCGTGCGGCGCACGCGGAGCACACGGTGGCCATCACGGACTCGGGTCCGCGCATCCTGACGGCGCGCTGA
- a CDS encoding nitrilase-related carbon-nitrogen hydrolase, translating to MGNVVRAALVQATWTGDTESMVAKHVEHAHEAARQGAKVIGFQEVFNAPYFCQVQEPEHYGWAEPVPDGPTVTRMRELARETGMVIVVPVFEVEQSGFYYNTAAVIDSDGTYLGKYRKHHIPQVKGFWEKYYFKPGNLGWPVFDTAVGRIGVYICYDRHFPEGWRQLGLNGAQLVYNPSATSRGLSAHLWQLEQPAAAVANEYFIAAINRVGQEEYGDNDFYGTSYFVDPRGQFVGERASDKAEELIVRDLDFGLIEEVRQQWAFYRDRRPDAYEGLVQP from the coding sequence ATGGGCAACGTCGTACGTGCCGCCCTGGTCCAGGCCACCTGGACCGGCGACACCGAATCCATGGTCGCCAAACATGTGGAGCACGCCCACGAGGCGGCCCGGCAGGGTGCCAAGGTCATCGGGTTCCAGGAAGTCTTCAACGCCCCCTACTTCTGCCAGGTCCAGGAGCCGGAGCACTACGGCTGGGCGGAGCCGGTTCCCGACGGGCCCACCGTCACCCGTATGCGGGAGCTCGCGCGCGAGACCGGCATGGTGATCGTCGTGCCCGTGTTCGAGGTCGAGCAGTCCGGGTTCTACTACAACACCGCGGCCGTGATCGACTCCGACGGCACCTACCTCGGCAAGTACCGCAAGCACCACATCCCGCAGGTGAAGGGGTTCTGGGAGAAGTACTACTTCAAGCCCGGCAACCTCGGCTGGCCCGTCTTCGACACGGCCGTCGGCAGGATCGGCGTCTACATCTGCTACGACCGGCACTTCCCCGAAGGCTGGCGGCAGCTCGGTCTGAACGGCGCCCAGCTCGTGTACAACCCCTCCGCCACCTCCCGCGGCCTCTCCGCCCATCTCTGGCAGCTGGAACAGCCCGCGGCGGCCGTCGCCAACGAGTACTTCATCGCCGCGATCAACCGGGTCGGGCAGGAGGAGTACGGCGACAACGACTTCTACGGAACCTCGTACTTCGTCGACCCGCGCGGACAGTTCGTCGGCGAGAGGGCGAGCGACAAGGCCGAGGAACTCATCGTCCGCGACCTGGACTTCGGCCTCATCGAGGAAGTACGCCAACAGTGGGCGTTCTACCGCGACCGGCGCCCCGACGCCTACGAAGGGCTGGTGCAGCCATGA
- a CDS encoding HAD hydrolase family protein — translation MCAAGLAAAVENAHEDILRAADIVLPSNDDEGVAALVRLVLPRAAAVEACRI, via the coding sequence CTGTGCGCGGCCGGGCTTGCCGCCGCTGTCGAGAACGCCCACGAGGACATCCTGCGCGCCGCCGACATCGTGCTGCCCAGCAACGACGACGAAGGCGTCGCCGCCCTCGTCCGGCTCGTGCTGCCCCGTGCGGCGGCGGTGGAGGCGTGTCGCATCTGA
- the hydA gene encoding dihydropyrimidinase, giving the protein MSRTVIRGGLVITASDEIHADVLIEDGRIAALAASGTPAAESWTAERAIDATGKYVIPGGVDAHTHMELPFGGTFASDTFETGTRAAAWGGTTTIIDFAVQSVGRSLREGLDAWNAKADGNCAIDYGFHMIVSDVNQETLKEMDLLVEEGVTSFKQFMAYPGVFYSDDGQILRAMQRSAENGGLIMMHAENGIAIDVLVEQALARGETDPRFHGEVRKALLEAEATHRAIKLAQVAGAPLYVVHVSATEAVAELARARDEGLNVFGETCPQYLFLSTDNLAEPDFEGAKYVCSTPLRPKEHQAALWRGLRTNDLQVVSTDHCPFCFVGQKELGRGDFSKIPNGLPGVENRMDLLHQAVVDGHISRRRWIEIACATPARMFGLYPKKGTIAPGADADVVIYDPHAEQIMSVETHHMNVDYSAYEGKRVTGRVETVLSRGEMVITDREFTGRAGHGVYTPRSTCQYLL; this is encoded by the coding sequence ATGAGCCGTACCGTCATCCGGGGTGGTCTCGTCATCACCGCGTCCGACGAGATCCACGCCGACGTCCTGATCGAGGACGGCCGGATCGCCGCCCTCGCCGCGTCGGGCACGCCCGCGGCCGAGTCGTGGACGGCCGAGCGCGCCATAGACGCCACCGGCAAGTACGTGATCCCGGGCGGCGTCGACGCCCACACCCACATGGAACTGCCCTTCGGCGGCACCTTCGCCTCCGACACGTTCGAGACCGGCACCCGGGCCGCCGCCTGGGGCGGTACCACCACCATCATCGACTTCGCCGTCCAGAGCGTCGGCCGCTCCCTGCGCGAGGGCCTCGACGCGTGGAACGCCAAGGCGGACGGCAACTGCGCCATCGACTACGGCTTCCACATGATCGTCTCCGACGTGAACCAGGAGACGCTCAAGGAGATGGACCTGCTGGTCGAGGAGGGCGTCACCTCCTTCAAGCAGTTCATGGCCTATCCGGGCGTCTTCTACAGCGACGACGGCCAGATCCTGCGCGCCATGCAGCGCTCCGCCGAGAACGGCGGCCTGATCATGATGCACGCCGAGAACGGCATCGCGATCGACGTGCTCGTCGAACAGGCGCTGGCCCGCGGCGAGACCGACCCGCGCTTCCACGGGGAGGTGCGCAAGGCACTGCTGGAGGCCGAGGCCACCCACCGCGCCATCAAGCTCGCCCAGGTCGCGGGCGCCCCGCTCTACGTCGTGCACGTCTCGGCGACCGAGGCCGTCGCCGAACTGGCCCGCGCGCGCGACGAGGGTCTGAACGTCTTCGGCGAGACCTGCCCCCAGTACCTGTTCCTGTCGACCGACAACCTCGCGGAACCGGACTTCGAGGGTGCGAAGTACGTGTGCAGTACGCCGCTCCGCCCCAAGGAGCACCAGGCGGCCCTGTGGCGGGGCCTGCGCACCAACGACCTCCAGGTCGTGTCGACGGACCACTGCCCGTTCTGCTTCGTCGGCCAGAAGGAACTCGGCCGCGGCGACTTCTCGAAGATCCCCAACGGCCTCCCCGGCGTCGAGAACCGCATGGACCTGCTCCACCAGGCCGTCGTCGACGGGCACATCTCCCGCCGCCGCTGGATCGAGATCGCCTGTGCCACACCGGCCCGGATGTTCGGCCTGTACCCGAAGAAGGGCACCATCGCCCCGGGCGCCGACGCCGACGTCGTCATCTACGACCCGCACGCCGAACAGATCATGTCGGTCGAGACCCACCACATGAACGTCGACTACTCGGCGTACGAAGGAAAGCGCGTCACCGGACGGGTCGAGACCGTGCTGTCGCGCGGCGAAATGGTCATCACCGACCGGGAGTTCACCGGGCGCGCGGGCCACGGCGTCTACACCCCCCGTTCCACCTGTCAGTACCTTCTCTGA